In Pseudomonas asiatica, the following are encoded in one genomic region:
- the wspF gene encoding Wsp signal transduction system protein-glutamate methylesterase WspF (signal transduction system involved in biofilm formation) encodes MKIAIVNDMPMAVEALRRAVALEPAHQVVWVASNGAEAVQRCTEQQPDLILMDLIMPVMDGVEATRRIMAETPCAIVIVTVDRKQNVHRVFEAMGHGALDVVDTPALGAGDPREAAAPLLRKILNISWLIGQQRAPAARPVAAPVRAASQHRGLVAIGSSAGGPAALEVLLKGLPAAFPAAIVLVQHVDQVFAAGMAEWLSSAAGLPVRLAREGEPPQPGQVLLAGTNHHIRLLQNGQLAYTAEPVNEIYRPSIDVFFESVARYWTGDAVGVLLTGMGRDGAQGLKLMRQQGFLTIAQDQASSAVYGMPKAAAAIDAAVEIRPLERIAGRLMEFFAK; translated from the coding sequence ATGAAGATCGCCATCGTCAACGACATGCCCATGGCCGTCGAGGCGCTGCGCCGGGCGGTTGCCCTCGAACCGGCGCATCAGGTGGTGTGGGTGGCCAGTAATGGCGCCGAGGCGGTGCAGCGCTGCACCGAGCAGCAGCCAGACCTGATCCTCATGGACCTGATCATGCCGGTCATGGATGGCGTCGAGGCCACCCGGCGGATCATGGCCGAAACCCCTTGCGCCATCGTCATCGTCACGGTCGATCGCAAGCAGAACGTGCACCGGGTATTCGAGGCCATGGGCCACGGCGCCCTCGACGTGGTCGACACGCCGGCGCTGGGGGCGGGCGATCCGCGTGAAGCGGCAGCGCCACTGCTGCGCAAGATCCTCAACATAAGCTGGTTGATTGGTCAGCAGCGCGCACCGGCCGCACGCCCGGTCGCCGCACCCGTGCGGGCGGCGTCACAGCACCGCGGGCTGGTTGCGATCGGTTCGTCCGCTGGCGGCCCGGCGGCCCTCGAAGTACTGCTCAAGGGCCTGCCGGCGGCGTTTCCGGCGGCCATCGTGCTGGTCCAGCATGTGGACCAGGTATTTGCCGCGGGCATGGCAGAATGGCTCAGCAGCGCCGCCGGCTTGCCGGTGCGCCTGGCCCGTGAGGGCGAGCCACCACAGCCGGGGCAGGTATTGCTGGCCGGCACCAATCACCACATCCGCCTGCTACAGAACGGCCAACTGGCCTACACTGCCGAACCTGTCAATGAAATTTACCGGCCCTCGATCGATGTGTTCTTCGAGAGTGTGGCGCGCTATTGGACCGGCGATGCGGTGGGTGTGTTGCTTACCGGCATGGGTCGCGATGGTGCCCAGGGCCTGAAGCTGATGCGCCAGCAGGGTTTCCTGACCATTGCCCAGGACCAGGCCAGCAGTGCGGTGTACGGGATGCCCAAGGCCGCTGCGGCCATCGATGCCGCAGTGGAAATCCGCCCGCTGGAACGCATAGCCGGGCGCTTGATGGAATTTTTCGCAAAATGA
- the prfB gene encoding peptide chain release factor 2 (programmed frameshift) → MEIQPILNTIKDLTERSQSIRGYLDYDHKHDRLIEVNRELEDPNVWNKPEYAQALGRERAMLAQVVETLDKLSNGLSDCKDLLDMAVEEEDEGAVSDVETELQALEESLALLEFRRMFSGEMDMNNAYLDIQAGSGGTEAQDWANILLRMYLRWADKRGFDATIIELSEGEVAGIKGATVHIKGEYAFGWLRTEIGVHRLVRKSPFDSGARRHTSFSAVFVSPEIDDKVEIEINPADLRIDTYRSSGAGGQHVNTTDSAVRITHVPTNTVVACQNERSQHANKDTAMKMLRAKLYELEMQKRNAASQALEDSKSDIGWGHQIRSYVLDDSRIKDLRTGVERSDCQKVLDGDLDQYLEASLKQGL, encoded by the exons ATGGAAATCCAACCGATCCTGAACACCATCAAGGACCTCACCGAGCGTTCCCAGTCCATTCGGGGGTATCTT GACTACGATCACAAGCATGACCGCCTGATCGAAGTCAACCGCGAGCTGGAAGACCCCAACGTCTGGAACAAGCCCGAGTACGCCCAGGCCCTGGGCCGCGAGCGTGCCATGCTGGCGCAGGTCGTCGAGACCCTGGACAAACTGTCCAATGGCCTGTCCGACTGCAAGGACCTGCTCGACATGGCCGTCGAGGAAGAGGATGAAGGCGCCGTAAGCGACGTCGAGACCGAGCTGCAAGCCCTGGAAGAGTCCCTGGCCCTGCTTGAGTTCCGTCGCATGTTCAGCGGCGAGATGGACATGAACAACGCCTACCTGGACATCCAGGCCGGCTCCGGCGGTACCGAGGCGCAGGACTGGGCCAACATCCTGCTGCGCATGTACCTGCGCTGGGCCGACAAGCGTGGTTTCGACGCTACCATCATCGAGCTTTCCGAAGGTGAAGTCGCCGGTATCAAGGGCGCCACCGTGCATATCAAGGGCGAGTACGCCTTCGGCTGGCTGCGCACCGAGATCGGCGTGCACCGCCTGGTGCGCAAGAGCCCGTTCGACTCCGGTGCCCGTCGCCACACCTCGTTCTCGGCGGTGTTCGTGTCGCCCGAGATCGACGACAAGGTCGAGATCGAGATCAACCCGGCCGACCTGCGTATCGACACCTACCGTTCCTCCGGTGCCGGTGGTCAGCACGTGAACACCACCGACTCGGCGGTGCGTATTACCCACGTACCGACCAACACCGTGGTGGCCTGCCAGAACGAACGCTCCCAGCACGCCAACAAGGACACCGCCATGAAAATGCTGCGGGCCAAGTTGTACGAGCTGGAAATGCAGAAGCGCAACGCCGCCTCGCAGGCGCTGGAAGACAGCAAGTCGGACATCGGCTGGGGCCACCAGATCCGCTCCTACGTGCTGGATGACTCGCGTATCAAGGACCTGCGTACCGGTGTCGAGCGCAGCGACTGCCAGAAGGTATTGGACGGCGACCTCGACCAGTACCTGGAAGCGAGCCTCAAGCAAGGGCTGTAA
- a CDS encoding chemotaxis protein CheW: MKESAMQLLAEADTHVDDCWNRIGVHGDKQCPLLERHVHCRNCEVYAAAATRLLDRYALMQDHQAAVAAPVEENTSRSMLLFRLGEEWLALPTACLAEIAPLQAVHSLPHQRSRVLQGVANVRGALVPCLSLADLLGVQASAAEQRGGRAMPRMLILAAEGGPVVMAVEEIDGIHRLDPLLLNSGQDASHFTAAVLQWRGRSVRVLDDQHLLSAVQRSLS, translated from the coding sequence ATGAAGGAATCCGCGATGCAATTGCTCGCCGAGGCTGACACGCACGTCGATGACTGCTGGAACCGCATTGGCGTGCACGGCGACAAGCAGTGCCCATTGCTGGAGCGTCATGTTCACTGTCGCAACTGCGAGGTATATGCCGCAGCGGCCACACGCCTGCTCGACCGCTACGCACTTATGCAGGACCACCAGGCCGCCGTGGCTGCGCCGGTGGAGGAAAACACTAGCCGCTCCATGCTGCTGTTCCGCCTTGGCGAAGAATGGCTGGCGCTGCCCACCGCCTGCCTGGCCGAAATTGCCCCGCTGCAGGCGGTGCATTCGCTGCCGCACCAGCGCTCGCGGGTGCTGCAGGGGGTGGCCAACGTACGTGGTGCGCTGGTGCCGTGCCTGTCACTGGCTGACTTGCTGGGTGTGCAGGCCAGCGCTGCCGAGCAACGTGGCGGCCGGGCGATGCCACGCATGCTGATCCTGGCCGCGGAAGGCGGGCCGGTGGTGATGGCGGTCGAGGAAATCGACGGCATTCACCGGCTCGACCCGCTGCTGCTGAACAGCGGGCAGGACGCCTCCCACTTCACCGCAGCGGTCCTGCAATGGCGTGGCCGCAGCGTGCGGGTACTGGACGATCAACATTTACTGTCTGCCGTGCAGCGGAGCCTGTCATGA
- the wspR gene encoding Wsp signal transduction system regulator diguanylate cyclase WspR (signal transduction system involved in biofilm formation), with protein MNDLPIEGFTTPNENSAMVLLVDDQAMIGEAVRRGLAHEENIDFHFCADPHQAVAQAVRIKPTVILQDLIMPGLDGLTLVREYRNNPATQDIPIIVLSTKEDPLVKSAAFAAGANDYLVKLPDTIELVARIRYHSRSYLTLLQRDEAYRALRVSQQQLLDTNLMLQRLMNSDGLTGLSNRRHFDEYLELEWRRAMREQQQLSLLMIDVDYFKAYNDSFGHLAGDEALRQVAEAIRGSCSRPTDLPARYGGEEFVLVLPNTSPGGARLMAEKLRQTVLGLGIPHTAPVPDSYLTVSIGLATQTPSIGSHSRQLISAADKGLYQAKNGGRNQVGIA; from the coding sequence ATGAATGATTTACCGATCGAAGGTTTCACGACCCCCAACGAGAACTCGGCGATGGTGCTGCTGGTCGACGACCAGGCCATGATCGGCGAGGCGGTGCGGCGTGGCCTGGCCCATGAAGAGAACATCGACTTCCACTTCTGCGCCGACCCGCACCAGGCGGTGGCCCAGGCCGTGCGCATCAAGCCCACGGTGATCCTGCAGGACCTGATCATGCCTGGCCTGGACGGGCTGACCCTGGTGCGTGAATACCGCAACAACCCGGCGACCCAGGACATTCCGATCATCGTCCTGTCGACCAAGGAAGACCCGCTGGTCAAGAGCGCAGCCTTTGCTGCCGGGGCCAACGATTACCTGGTCAAGCTGCCGGACACCATCGAGCTGGTGGCGCGCATCCGCTATCACTCGCGTTCCTACCTTACCTTGTTGCAGCGCGACGAGGCCTACCGCGCTTTGCGTGTCAGCCAGCAGCAACTGCTCGATACCAACCTGATGCTGCAGCGGCTGATGAACTCCGATGGCCTGACCGGGTTGTCCAACCGCCGCCACTTCGACGAGTACCTGGAACTGGAATGGCGCCGGGCCATGCGTGAGCAGCAGCAGTTGTCGCTGCTGATGATCGACGTGGACTACTTCAAGGCCTACAACGACAGCTTTGGCCACCTGGCCGGTGACGAGGCCTTGCGCCAGGTGGCCGAAGCGATCCGCGGCTCGTGCTCGCGGCCGACCGACCTGCCGGCGCGCTATGGTGGCGAGGAATTCGTCCTGGTATTGCCCAACACCTCGCCGGGTGGGGCACGCCTGATGGCCGAGAAGCTGCGCCAGACCGTGCTCGGCCTGGGCATCCCGCACACCGCGCCGGTGCCCGACTCGTATCTGACCGTGAGCATTGGCCTGGCCACCCAGACTCCGTCCATCGGCAGCCATAGCCGGCAACTGATCTCGGCTGCGGACAAAGGCCTGTACCAGGCCAAGAATGGCGGGCGCAACCAGGTTGGCATCGCCTGA
- a CDS encoding chemotaxis protein CheW: protein MNDLQSRAARTGNAKGALYLQFRIREQRFALSVHEVIEVLPRQPLKPIAKAPAWVAGILAHRGLLVPVVDLAALSFGQPAAQRTSTRLVLVHYRVGLQLGLILEQATETLRCHPDEFQPYGVDSGEAPYLGPVRQDEQGLLQRIEVNDLLPDAVHELLYAGDPTGMPT from the coding sequence ATGAACGACTTGCAATCGCGGGCCGCGCGGACGGGCAACGCCAAGGGGGCGTTGTACCTGCAGTTTCGCATTCGGGAGCAACGCTTTGCCCTGAGCGTGCACGAGGTGATCGAGGTGCTGCCGCGTCAGCCGCTGAAACCGATCGCCAAGGCACCTGCCTGGGTCGCAGGCATCCTTGCGCACCGAGGCCTGTTGGTACCAGTGGTCGACCTGGCGGCATTGAGCTTCGGCCAACCGGCAGCGCAGCGCACCAGTACCCGCCTGGTTCTGGTGCACTACCGAGTCGGCCTACAGCTTGGTCTGATACTGGAGCAGGCCACCGAAACCCTGCGTTGCCACCCCGACGAGTTCCAGCCGTATGGCGTGGACAGCGGCGAGGCCCCGTACCTGGGCCCGGTGCGTCAGGATGAGCAGGGCTTGTTGCAGCGCATCGAAGTCAACGACCTGCTCCCCGATGCCGTGCACGAGTTGCTGTATGCGGGTGATCCGACAGGGATGCCGACATGA
- a CDS encoding CheR family methyltransferase has product MNEQHFFRYLRERIGLDVESVGAPMVERALRQRCVAVDAADLDDYWLHLQQSTDEQQALIEAVIVPETWFFRYPESFTALASLAHKRLAELAGARPLRLLSLPCSTGEEPYSLAMALLDAGIAPGAFMIDGMDISPSSVAKAGQAVYGRNAFRGSNLGFRERYFDALDEGHLLHERVRDQVSLQVGNVLDPALASRDGLYDFVFCRNLLIYFDVPTQQRVFEVLKRLLHPQGVLFIGPAEGSLLARLGMRPLGIAQSFAYVRQEGGSAALATPPVQPLRRTSPAPAKPGSPLPSAALPRPLRVLPFAAKPAPAREHKREDATELLASIARLANAGASEQARAECQRYLGQFAPSAQVYYWLGLLSDTEGDAQQALTHYRKALYLEPQHSEALVHLAALLAAQGDLAGARRLQERAARVGRESER; this is encoded by the coding sequence ATGAACGAACAGCATTTCTTCCGCTACTTGCGCGAGCGCATAGGCCTGGACGTGGAGTCGGTGGGCGCGCCCATGGTCGAGCGTGCGCTGCGCCAGCGTTGCGTGGCCGTGGACGCCGCGGACCTGGATGATTACTGGCTGCACCTGCAGCAGTCGACGGATGAGCAACAGGCGTTGATCGAAGCGGTCATCGTTCCGGAAACCTGGTTCTTCCGTTACCCCGAATCCTTCACCGCCTTGGCCAGCCTGGCGCACAAGCGCCTGGCCGAGCTGGCCGGGGCGCGCCCGCTGCGCTTGCTCAGCCTGCCTTGCTCGACCGGCGAGGAGCCCTATTCGTTGGCCATGGCCTTGCTCGATGCCGGTATCGCGCCGGGGGCGTTCATGATCGACGGCATGGACATCAGCCCCAGTTCCGTGGCCAAGGCCGGGCAGGCCGTGTACGGGCGCAATGCCTTCCGTGGCAGTAACCTGGGCTTTCGCGAGCGTTACTTCGATGCGCTCGACGAAGGCCACCTCCTGCATGAGCGGGTGCGTGACCAAGTCAGCCTGCAGGTGGGCAACGTACTCGACCCGGCCCTGGCCAGCCGCGATGGCCTGTACGACTTCGTGTTCTGCCGCAACCTGCTGATCTATTTCGACGTGCCGACCCAGCAACGGGTGTTCGAAGTGCTCAAGCGCTTGCTGCATCCACAGGGCGTACTGTTCATCGGCCCCGCCGAAGGCAGCTTGCTGGCGCGGTTGGGCATGCGCCCGCTGGGGATTGCCCAGTCGTTCGCCTACGTGCGCCAGGAGGGCGGTAGCGCTGCGCTGGCTACGCCCCCGGTCCAGCCCTTGCGTCGCACGTCGCCAGCACCTGCCAAGCCAGGCTCTCCGTTACCGAGCGCAGCGTTGCCGCGCCCATTGCGGGTGCTCCCCTTTGCCGCCAAGCCAGCACCGGCGCGCGAGCACAAACGTGAGGATGCAACTGAGTTGCTGGCCAGCATTGCCCGGCTTGCCAACGCCGGTGCCAGCGAGCAGGCCCGTGCCGAATGCCAGCGCTACCTGGGCCAGTTCGCGCCTTCGGCGCAGGTTTACTACTGGCTGGGGCTGCTCAGCGACACCGAAGGCGATGCGCAGCAGGCTCTGACCCACTATCGCAAAGCCCTGTACCTGGAACCGCAGCACTCCGAGGCGCTGGTACACCTGGCTGCCTTGCTGGCAGCCCAGGGTGACCTGGCCGGTGCCCGGCGCCTGCAGGAGCGCGCCGCGCGGGTTGGCCGGGAGTCTGAACGATGA
- a CDS encoding hybrid sensor histidine kinase/response regulator, whose amino-acid sequence MTPEQMRDASLLELFSLEAEAQTQVLSAGLMALERNPTQADQLEACMRAAHSLKGAARIVGVDAGVSVAHVMEDCLVAAQEGRLRLSAEHIDALLQGTDLLMRIAMPGDVGAQATLPVFLAQMANLLDPGSAALPPAPPAVPALPEAPAQTVQAEPLPLPVEPLEPEPEPELAPRRKAGKRTGEGTERVLRVTADRLNSLLDLSSKSLVETQRLKPYLATLQRLKRMHGQGMQALDGLRLQLEDSGQSSEVLEALAQTQRLLAETQQILQQQAADLDEFGWQASQRAQLLYDTALACRMRPFADVLTGQSRMVRDLGRSLGKPVRLLVEGEKTQVDRDVLEKLEAPLTHLLRNAVDHGIELPERRLLAGKAEEGVIRLRASHQAGMLSLELIDDGAGIDLERLRSSIVERALSPADTVARMSEEELLTFLFLPGFSLRDKVTEVSGRGVGLDAVQHMIRELRGSIELTQLAGQGCRFHLQVPLTLSVVRSLVVEVGGEAYAFPLAHIERTLEVSAEEIVQIEGRQHFWHEGRHIGLVAASQLLNRPAGQTQESNLRVVVIREREQLYGVAVERLVGERVLVVMPLDPRLGKVQDISSGALLDDGSVVLIVDVEDLLRSVEKLLSTGSLERIDRGSSGTRGVARQRILVVDDSLTVRELQRKLLGNRGYDVAVAVDGMDGWNALRDEDFDLLITDIDMPRMDGIELVTLVRRDQRLQSLPVMVVSYKDREEDRRRGLDAGADYYLAKASFHDDALLDAVVELIGGAQG is encoded by the coding sequence ATGACCCCAGAGCAAATGCGCGACGCATCGTTGCTCGAACTGTTCAGCCTGGAGGCCGAGGCGCAGACCCAGGTGCTCAGTGCCGGCCTGATGGCGCTGGAGCGTAATCCCACGCAGGCCGACCAGCTTGAGGCTTGCATGCGCGCGGCCCACTCGCTGAAGGGCGCGGCGCGGATCGTCGGAGTGGACGCTGGCGTCAGCGTCGCCCATGTCATGGAGGACTGCCTGGTGGCCGCCCAGGAGGGTCGCCTGCGGCTGAGCGCCGAGCATATCGATGCCCTGTTGCAGGGCACCGACCTGTTGATGCGCATCGCCATGCCTGGCGATGTCGGGGCGCAGGCGACCCTGCCGGTGTTCCTTGCGCAAATGGCCAACCTGCTCGACCCGGGGTCGGCAGCCTTGCCCCCCGCGCCGCCAGCCGTGCCAGCGCTGCCGGAAGCGCCGGCGCAAACCGTGCAAGCCGAACCTTTGCCGCTACCTGTCGAACCCTTGGAGCCTGAGCCCGAGCCCGAGCTGGCCCCGCGTCGCAAGGCCGGCAAGCGCACCGGCGAAGGTACGGAGCGGGTGCTGCGGGTCACCGCCGACCGCCTCAACAGCCTGCTCGACCTGTCCAGCAAGTCGCTGGTGGAAACCCAGCGGCTCAAGCCTTACCTGGCCACCCTGCAGCGCCTCAAGCGCATGCACGGCCAGGGCATGCAGGCGCTTGATGGCCTGCGCTTGCAACTGGAGGACAGTGGCCAGAGCAGCGAGGTGCTCGAAGCCCTGGCACAGACCCAGCGCCTGCTGGCGGAAACCCAGCAGATCCTGCAGCAGCAGGCTGCCGACCTGGACGAGTTCGGCTGGCAGGCCAGCCAGCGCGCACAACTGCTCTACGACACCGCGCTGGCCTGCCGGATGCGGCCGTTTGCCGATGTGCTGACCGGCCAGAGCCGCATGGTGCGCGACCTTGGTCGTTCGTTGGGCAAGCCGGTGCGGCTGTTGGTGGAAGGGGAAAAGACCCAGGTCGACCGTGATGTGCTGGAAAAGCTCGAGGCACCGTTGACCCACCTGTTGCGCAACGCGGTCGACCACGGCATCGAGCTGCCCGAGCGGCGCCTGCTGGCGGGCAAGGCGGAGGAGGGCGTGATCCGCCTGCGGGCCTCGCACCAGGCCGGTATGCTCAGCCTTGAACTGATCGACGACGGTGCCGGCATCGACCTCGAACGCCTGCGCAGCAGCATTGTCGAGCGCGCCCTTTCGCCCGCTGACACGGTGGCGCGCATGAGCGAGGAAGAGTTGCTGACATTCCTGTTCCTGCCCGGTTTCAGCCTGCGCGACAAAGTCACCGAGGTGTCCGGGCGCGGTGTCGGCCTGGATGCGGTGCAGCACATGATCCGGGAGCTGCGCGGTTCGATAGAGCTGACCCAGCTGGCCGGGCAGGGCTGCCGTTTCCATTTGCAGGTGCCACTGACCTTGTCGGTTGTGCGCAGCCTGGTGGTCGAGGTGGGTGGCGAGGCCTATGCCTTCCCGCTCGCTCATATCGAACGCACGCTCGAAGTAAGTGCCGAAGAGATCGTGCAGATCGAGGGGCGCCAGCATTTCTGGCACGAAGGCCGGCACATAGGCCTGGTCGCGGCCAGCCAACTGCTCAATCGCCCGGCCGGGCAAACGCAGGAGAGCAACCTGCGCGTGGTGGTGATCCGCGAGCGCGAGCAGTTGTACGGGGTAGCCGTGGAGCGACTGGTGGGCGAGCGGGTGCTGGTGGTGATGCCGCTCGACCCACGGCTGGGCAAGGTGCAGGACATCTCTTCCGGCGCCCTGCTCGACGATGGCTCGGTGGTGCTGATCGTCGATGTGGAGGACCTGCTGCGTTCGGTGGAGAAGCTGCTCAGCACCGGCAGCCTGGAACGCATCGACCGCGGCAGCAGCGGCACCCGTGGCGTGGCGCGCCAGCGCATCCTGGTGGTCGATGATTCGCTGACCGTGCGTGAACTGCAGCGCAAGCTGCTCGGCAACCGTGGCTACGACGTGGCCGTTGCGGTGGATGGCATGGACGGCTGGAACGCCTTGCGTGACGAGGACTTCGACCTGCTGATCACTGATATCGACATGCCGCGCATGGACGGCATCGAGCTGGTCACCCTGGTACGCCGCGACCAGCGCCTGCAATCGCTGCCGGTGATGGTGGTGTCCTACAAGGACCGTGAGGAAGACCGACGGCGGGGCCTGGATGCCGGCGCCGACTACTATTTGGCAAAGGCCAGTTTCCATGACGATGCGTTGCTGGATGCTGTGGTTGAGCTGATCGGAGGTGCTCAGGGATGA
- a CDS encoding methyl-accepting chemotaxis protein, with protein sequence MKNWTLRQRILASFAVIIAIMLLMIVAAYSRLVTIASAEQAVGTDSIPGLYYSSMIRSAWVDGYVASQQLVGLSNQREFTSADAELFKSFQDRLKEHMASYQGTIQDDDDQARFDAFIQMEVAYLKIIEQVLEAYRKHDYAEAQRLITDVLTPAWVEGRKLLNEVIEHNRAAADTDTNEIVGAVSTAKGSMMVSLLLAIIAAGICGLLLMRAITAPMQRIVHALDKLRSGDLSMRLSLDRKDEFGAIESGFNEMAEALANLVAQAQRSSVQVTTSVTEIAATSKQQQATATETAATTTEIGATSREIAATSRDLVRTMTEVTSAADQASSLAGSGQQGLARMEETMHQVMGAADLVNAKLGILNEKASNITQMVVTIVKVADQTNLLSLNAAIEAEKAGEYGRGFAVVATEVRRLADQTAVATYDIEQMVREIQSAVSAGVMGMDKFSEEVRRGMFEVQQVGEQLSQIIHQVQALAPRVLMVNEGMQAQATGAEQINQALAQLSDASTQTVESLRQASFAIDELSQVAAGLRGGVSRFKV encoded by the coding sequence CAGTGGGGACCGACAGCATTCCCGGCCTCTACTACAGCTCGATGATCCGCAGTGCCTGGGTCGACGGTTACGTGGCTAGCCAGCAGTTGGTAGGCCTGTCCAACCAGCGTGAATTCACCTCGGCCGATGCGGAACTGTTCAAGAGCTTCCAGGACCGCCTGAAAGAGCACATGGCCAGCTACCAGGGCACCATTCAGGATGATGACGACCAGGCGCGGTTCGACGCCTTCATCCAGATGGAGGTTGCCTACCTCAAGATCATCGAGCAGGTGCTGGAAGCCTATCGAAAGCACGACTATGCCGAAGCCCAGCGGTTGATCACCGATGTGCTGACCCCGGCCTGGGTAGAAGGCCGCAAGCTTCTGAACGAAGTGATCGAGCACAACCGGGCCGCCGCCGACACCGACACCAACGAGATCGTCGGCGCCGTGAGCACCGCCAAGGGCAGCATGATGGTTTCGCTGCTGCTGGCGATCATCGCCGCCGGTATCTGCGGCCTGTTGCTGATGCGCGCCATCACCGCGCCCATGCAACGCATTGTCCATGCCCTCGACAAACTGCGCTCCGGCGACCTGAGCATGCGCCTGAGCCTGGACCGCAAGGACGAGTTCGGCGCCATCGAAAGCGGCTTCAACGAAATGGCCGAGGCCCTGGCCAACCTGGTGGCCCAGGCCCAGCGTTCGTCGGTGCAGGTGACCACCTCGGTGACCGAAATTGCCGCAACCTCCAAGCAACAGCAGGCCACCGCCACCGAAACGGCCGCCACCACCACCGAAATCGGCGCCACCTCGCGGGAAATCGCCGCCACTTCGCGTGACCTGGTGCGCACCATGACCGAAGTCACCTCGGCCGCCGACCAGGCCTCCAGCCTGGCCGGCTCCGGCCAGCAGGGCCTGGCACGCATGGAAGAAACCATGCACCAGGTGATGGGTGCCGCCGACCTGGTCAACGCCAAGCTGGGCATCCTCAACGAAAAGGCCAGCAACATCACCCAGATGGTGGTGACCATTGTCAAGGTTGCCGACCAGACCAACCTGCTGTCGCTCAACGCTGCCATCGAAGCGGAAAAGGCCGGCGAGTACGGCCGGGGCTTTGCCGTGGTGGCCACCGAAGTGCGCCGCCTGGCCGACCAGACCGCCGTTGCCACCTACGACATCGAGCAGATGGTGCGCGAGATCCAGTCGGCGGTGTCGGCCGGGGTCATGGGCATGGACAAGTTTTCCGAAGAAGTGCGCCGCGGCATGTTCGAGGTGCAGCAGGTGGGCGAACAGCTCAGCCAGATCATCCACCAGGTGCAGGCCCTGGCGCCGCGTGTGCTGATGGTCAACGAAGGCATGCAGGCCCAGGCCACCGGTGCCGAGCAGATCAACCAGGCGCTGGCCCAGCTCAGCGATGCCAGCACCCAGACAGTCGAGTCGCTGCGCCAGGCCAGTTTCGCCATCGATGAGCTGAGCCAGGTGGCCGCGGGCCTGCGTGGCGGCGTGTCGCGCTTCAAAGTCTGA